A region from the Clostridium beijerinckii genome encodes:
- a CDS encoding YdcF family protein: MKKFWDIIIGILLILYVIAINLMSGARIAFSFPTVILGIILIFYHFVKNKIKESKFLSKGFKVVKIFLCIGVICFFGIEFAIISYPKHNKNKADYIIVLGAGLTNKTTPSLILQSRLDAAIKCMDENDTGYIVLSGGQGVDEDLPEAHAMSKYLQDRGVNKDKIIIEDESRNTNENFEYSKEKIEEHSHKSLKEIKVKIITSDSHAFRSSIIAKKNGYAHFDSYSSSTVWYFIPVTYTREAFAIVKSVLFDK, from the coding sequence TTGAAGAAATTTTGGGACATTATAATAGGAATATTGCTAATTTTATATGTAATAGCTATAAATCTAATGAGTGGTGCAAGAATTGCATTTAGTTTTCCGACTGTAATCTTAGGAATTATATTAATATTTTACCATTTTGTTAAGAATAAAATAAAAGAAAGTAAATTTTTATCTAAAGGATTTAAGGTTGTAAAGATATTTTTGTGTATTGGAGTTATTTGTTTCTTTGGAATAGAATTCGCTATAATAAGTTATCCTAAGCATAACAAAAATAAAGCAGATTATATTATTGTCTTAGGGGCAGGACTTACTAATAAAACAACTCCTAGCTTAATACTTCAAAGTAGACTTGATGCAGCAATTAAATGTATGGATGAAAATGATACAGGATATATTGTCTTATCTGGTGGACAAGGTGTAGATGAAGATTTGCCAGAAGCCCATGCCATGAGTAAGTATTTACAGGACAGAGGGGTGAATAAGGACAAAATAATAATTGAGGATGAGTCTAGAAATACTAATGAAAATTTCGAGTATTCTAAAGAAAAAATAGAAGAACATAGTCATAAATCATTAAAGGAAATTAAAGTTAAAATAATAACATCAGATTCACATGCTTTTAGAAGTAGCATTATAGCAAAGAAAAATGGATATGCGCATTTTGATAGTTATTCTAGTTCTACAGTATGGTATTTTATTCCAGTGACATACACTAGGGAGGCTTTTGCAATTGTTAAAAGCGTGCTATTTGATAAGTAG
- a CDS encoding DNA-binding response regulator, which yields MKSILIIEDDESIAELEQDYLEVTGFQTQIASTGTEGLQLALNKKFDLILLDVMLPGKDGFKVCEEIRAEKEIPILMVTAKKEDIYKIQGLGIGADDYIVKPFSPSELVARVNAHISRYERLTNIDKENNIERSSITIGRIKILQKARRVYIGEEEVKFANKEFELLMFLASNPNIVFSKDKLLDRIWGEESLGDSSTVTVHINRIREKIELDSSNPKYIETVWGAGYRFNI from the coding sequence TTGAAAAGCATATTGATTATAGAAGATGATGAAAGTATTGCTGAATTAGAACAAGACTATCTTGAAGTTACGGGTTTTCAAACTCAAATTGCGAGTACTGGAACTGAAGGATTACAACTTGCATTAAATAAAAAATTTGATTTAATATTATTAGATGTGATGCTACCAGGCAAAGACGGATTTAAGGTGTGTGAAGAAATAAGAGCTGAAAAGGAAATACCAATTTTAATGGTTACTGCTAAAAAAGAAGATATTTATAAGATACAAGGTCTTGGAATAGGAGCAGATGATTATATTGTAAAGCCATTTAGTCCTAGTGAACTTGTAGCAAGAGTAAATGCACATATTTCTCGCTATGAACGTCTTACAAACATAGATAAAGAAAATAATATTGAGCGAAGCTCAATAACTATTGGAAGAATTAAAATTTTACAGAAAGCAAGACGAGTTTATATTGGAGAAGAAGAGGTTAAGTTTGCCAATAAAGAATTTGAATTGTTGATGTTTTTAGCATCGAATCCCAATATTGTATTTTCAAAGGACAAGCTATTAGATAGAATTTGGGGAGAAGAATCATTAGGTGATAGTTCGACTGTTACTGTTCATATTAATAGAATAAGAGAAAAAATTGAGTTAGATAGCAGCAACCCTAAATATATAGAAACAGTATGGGGAGCTGGATATAGATTTAATATATAG
- a CDS encoding 23S rRNA pseudouridine synthase F: protein MRINKLFSNYGICSRKETNRLIEEKRVKVNGEFCVLGQWVEIDKDKILLDDKPISIKKKVYIALNKPVGITCTAENKVKDNIIDFMKYPQYIFPVGRLDKESQGLIIMTNDGDLANEILESEHIHEKEYVVKVNKTFDDEFLKQMAKGVEISGNESSGIKRISDTLGVYKTENGEEVDLSRENLENLNTVQLKDFKQNNTTLKNTIRTRPCEISRINENTFRIILTQGLNKQIRKMSGALGYKVLKLERIRIMNINIVGIDVGKWRELNEEEVRNLKGEGDIF, encoded by the coding sequence ATGAGGATAAATAAACTTTTTAGCAACTATGGAATTTGTTCAAGAAAAGAAACTAATAGATTAATTGAGGAAAAGCGAGTTAAGGTAAATGGTGAGTTTTGCGTTTTAGGACAATGGGTGGAAATAGATAAGGACAAAATCCTTCTAGATGATAAACCAATTTCAATAAAGAAAAAAGTTTATATTGCACTTAATAAGCCTGTTGGAATTACTTGCACAGCAGAAAATAAAGTTAAAGATAATATAATTGATTTTATGAAATACCCTCAGTATATATTTCCAGTTGGTAGATTAGATAAGGAGTCGCAAGGTCTTATAATTATGACTAATGATGGAGATTTAGCAAATGAAATTTTAGAATCAGAACATATTCATGAGAAAGAATATGTTGTTAAAGTTAATAAAACCTTTGATGATGAATTTCTTAAGCAAATGGCTAAAGGAGTAGAAATTTCAGGAAATGAAAGTTCTGGGATTAAAAGAATATCAGATACATTGGGTGTATACAAAACTGAAAATGGTGAAGAAGTTGATTTAAGCAGAGAGAATTTAGAAAATTTAAATACGGTACAATTAAAGGACTTCAAACAAAATAATACTACCTTAAAGAATACAATTAGAACAAGACCTTGTGAAATTAGTAGAATTAATGAAAACACATTTAGAATAATATTAACTCAAGGTCTTAATAAACAAATTCGTAAAATGAGTGGGGCTTTAGGATATAAAGTTCTAAAACTTGAAAGAATTAGAATTATGAACATAAATATTGTTGGCATAGATGTTGGGAAATGGAGAGAACTTAATGAAGAAGAGGTAAGAAATCTAAAGGGAGAGGGTGATATTTTTTGA
- a CDS encoding biliverdin-producing heme oxygenase: MDFMVNIKNNTNALHLASEKSGFIKRLIEGKASKEGYIEYIFNLHAMYKAIEDSLDKHLNHEGIKNFATKELYRSELIKKDLEILAGDKLSEMKLLPSTEACVARIHEVNKEHPELIVTYAYVRFIADLFGGRIFPEILTKSYDIPKDALNYYLQPNIGSIRDYVMEYHKNFEKLNLSEYMKSLFAIEISNVYIYNIAISNELDAKLYPAK; the protein is encoded by the coding sequence ATGGATTTTATGGTAAATATAAAGAATAATACTAATGCATTGCATTTAGCATCTGAAAAAAGTGGGTTTATTAAGAGATTGATTGAAGGTAAAGCAAGTAAAGAAGGCTATATTGAATATATCTTTAATTTACATGCTATGTATAAAGCTATAGAGGATTCTCTCGATAAACATTTAAATCATGAAGGTATTAAAAATTTTGCTACGAAAGAATTGTATAGATCTGAATTAATAAAAAAGGACTTAGAAATCCTGGCTGGAGATAAACTATCAGAAATGAAATTGTTGCCTTCTACAGAAGCATGTGTAGCGAGAATACATGAAGTAAATAAAGAACATCCAGAGTTAATTGTAACTTATGCTTATGTTAGATTTATTGCGGATTTATTTGGCGGAAGAATATTCCCAGAAATACTAACTAAAAGTTATGATATTCCTAAGGATGCACTAAACTATTATTTACAGCCTAACATTGGAAGTATCAGAGATTATGTAATGGAATATCATAAAAATTTCGAGAAATTAAATTTATCTGAATATATGAAAAGCTTATTTGCTATAGAAATAAGCAATGTTTATATTTATAATATAGCTATTTCAAATGAATTGGATGCAAAACTATATCCTGCTAAGTAA
- a CDS encoding secretion protein HlyD — protein MRLKLAVNKESIKKIFSNKKVISVICILLVIALGFTLYKVKFAKKATTQSNVKYTTLKKENISTNISSSGAIKSGDSTNVYSNFDYKVASINVAVGDVVKKGDVLAIIDTTDLEDDIAQSTLSVTASEEKNKISLENSKLKYDNLQYLYDNNLNTDIINAEKALDAAKLNLEQETKTYEYDKVMLQNGEMSQNDVNKQQITYEAAKSTYDKATVALEATKVNAEQSLATAKNDYKTAQTAAADTSSRLALEKKQAKLLNREVVAPVDGTVTNVNAVVGIESSGALFVIQDLDNLIVNASVDETDVANVKVGQRVEITTDASGGDIIAAEVLTVQPVSSTASANTSSTSTSNGSTSTSTSSTSNSTSSDVSFTVKVQLTGKNDKVKVGMNSVVNIITNEKDDVYSVPYGAVINNNGQTEVYAAVKQGEQYIVKEIPVTKGIESATNAEIEGADISDGMIILSDPSTYSVGSTVTISNETTSRKQTK, from the coding sequence ATTAGATTGAAATTAGCAGTTAATAAAGAATCTATAAAGAAAATATTCTCAAATAAAAAGGTCATAAGTGTAATATGTATATTACTTGTTATAGCTTTAGGGTTTACACTTTACAAAGTTAAGTTTGCTAAAAAAGCGACAACACAAAGTAATGTTAAGTATACTACCCTTAAGAAAGAAAATATTTCAACTAATATTAGTTCTTCAGGAGCTATAAAAAGTGGAGACTCTACAAATGTGTATTCAAACTTTGATTATAAGGTGGCAAGTATTAATGTAGCGGTTGGAGATGTAGTAAAAAAAGGAGATGTATTAGCAATAATAGATACTACCGATTTGGAAGATGATATTGCTCAATCAACACTAAGTGTTACTGCAAGCGAAGAAAAAAATAAAATATCGTTAGAAAATTCAAAGCTAAAATATGACAATCTACAATATTTATATGATAATAATTTAAATACAGATATAATAAATGCAGAAAAAGCTCTTGATGCGGCGAAGCTTAATCTTGAACAAGAGACTAAAACTTATGAATATGATAAAGTAATGCTTCAAAATGGAGAAATGTCACAAAATGATGTAAACAAACAACAAATAACTTATGAAGCTGCAAAAAGCACTTATGATAAAGCAACTGTTGCATTAGAAGCTACAAAAGTTAATGCTGAGCAAAGTCTAGCTACGGCAAAAAATGATTATAAAACTGCCCAAACAGCTGCGGCAGATACAAGTTCTAGACTTGCATTAGAAAAAAAACAAGCAAAATTATTAAATCGTGAAGTAGTAGCGCCAGTTGATGGAACTGTAACTAATGTAAATGCAGTGGTTGGTATAGAAAGTAGTGGAGCACTATTTGTAATTCAAGATTTAGATAATTTAATAGTAAATGCAAGTGTTGATGAAACAGATGTCGCAAATGTAAAAGTTGGACAAAGAGTAGAAATAACAACAGATGCATCAGGGGGCGATATTATTGCAGCAGAAGTACTAACTGTTCAACCAGTTTCTAGTACTGCTAGTGCAAATACTAGTAGTACTAGTACTAGTAACGGTAGTACAAGTACCAGTACTAGTAGTACAAGTAATTCAACAAGTAGTGATGTATCATTTACTGTTAAAGTACAATTAACAGGAAAAAATGACAAGGTAAAAGTGGGTATGAATTCTGTAGTAAATATTATTACAAATGAAAAGGATGACGTATATTCAGTACCATATGGTGCTGTGATTAATAATAATGGACAAACTGAAGTTTATGCTGCAGTAAAACAAGGTGAACAATATATTGTTAAAGAAATTCCTGTAACTAAAGGTATAGAATCAGCTACTAATGCAGAAATTGAAGGTGCAGATATTTCAGATGGAATGATTATACTTAGTGATCCATCAACTTATTCAGTTGGAAGTACTGTAACAATAAGTAATGAAACAACAAGTAGGAAACAAACTAAGTAG
- a CDS encoding two-component sensor histidine kinase produces MRIKKRLTISNILMLVIPVVIIFIIAIIMSIPFSKAFESKFASDRERDPNAYFIQQSLRPDLKSFNNKDDFAKLPKELQEFLEPKGYHLIITYDGEIISSNVTDEDREAISKIGEEMLFKSNSLVLEMNSTSLVKNSFIKQNKVVNIIAINSSYQPIRFDMKHEMSTFVVSYICIVIIISLIVVTLTNGILSTKIYKKLIGPLELLSYGAEQIKNGNLDFEMNYESDDEFKQVCGDFDEMRIRLKNSVDSQIKYEEDRKQLVVGISHDLRTPLTAIKGYVEGLIDGIAKTPEKQKKYLNTIYTKACDMDVLVDRLFLFSKLDTGSFPFKFDMVNIKEYMRSFYNHVKDEFYGKDIEISFESECDDLCKVKVDCQEMNRVLLNIVENSVKYKGDYKGKIKIRVYEKENFVVLELSDNGKGVEEEELSNLFVSFYRGDTSRTNPNEGSGLGLAIAKNIVEAHGGKISAHNIEGLTIKITLPKISDVNSNSKY; encoded by the coding sequence ATGAGAATAAAAAAGAGGCTTACAATATCAAATATTCTTATGCTTGTAATACCAGTAGTAATTATATTTATAATTGCAATAATAATGAGTATACCATTTTCAAAAGCATTTGAAAGCAAATTTGCTAGTGATAGGGAACGTGATCCTAATGCATACTTCATTCAGCAGAGCTTGAGACCAGATTTAAAGAGTTTTAATAATAAAGATGATTTTGCAAAGCTACCAAAGGAGTTACAAGAGTTCCTTGAACCTAAGGGTTATCACTTAATAATTACATATGATGGAGAAATAATTTCATCAAATGTTACAGATGAAGATAGAGAGGCTATTTCAAAAATAGGAGAAGAAATGCTTTTCAAATCTAATTCATTAGTACTTGAGATGAATTCAACTTCTTTAGTCAAAAATAGTTTCATTAAGCAGAATAAGGTTGTAAATATTATTGCAATTAACTCATCTTACCAACCTATAAGATTTGATATGAAACACGAAATGTCAACTTTTGTGGTGAGTTATATATGTATAGTTATTATTATTTCATTAATAGTTGTTACATTAACTAATGGTATATTGTCTACTAAAATTTATAAGAAATTAATAGGTCCTCTTGAACTTTTAAGCTATGGAGCTGAACAGATTAAAAACGGGAACCTTGATTTTGAGATGAATTATGAAAGTGACGATGAGTTTAAACAAGTGTGTGGCGATTTTGATGAAATGAGAATAAGATTAAAAAATTCTGTTGATTCACAAATAAAATATGAGGAAGACAGAAAGCAATTGGTAGTTGGAATATCTCATGATTTAAGAACTCCACTCACAGCAATTAAGGGATATGTAGAGGGATTAATAGATGGGATAGCAAAAACACCTGAAAAACAAAAAAAATATCTAAACACAATTTATACCAAAGCATGTGACATGGATGTACTTGTAGATAGATTATTTTTATTTTCAAAATTGGATACAGGTAGTTTTCCATTTAAATTTGATATGGTAAACATAAAAGAATATATGAGAAGTTTTTACAATCATGTAAAAGATGAGTTTTATGGAAAAGATATTGAAATTTCCTTTGAAAGCGAATGTGATGATTTATGTAAGGTTAAAGTAGATTGTCAGGAAATGAATAGGGTTCTTTTAAATATAGTGGAAAATAGTGTAAAATATAAGGGCGATTATAAAGGTAAAATCAAAATAAGAGTATATGAAAAAGAAAACTTTGTAGTTTTAGAGCTTAGTGACAATGGAAAAGGTGTAGAAGAAGAAGAACTTTCTAATTTATTTGTAAGCTTTTATAGAGGAGATACTTCACGAACAAACCCTAACGAAGGAAGTGGACTTGGACTAGCTATAGCAAAGAATATTGTAGAAGCACATGGTGGAAAAATTTCAGCCCATAACATTGAGGGGCTTACAATTAAGATAACGCTTCCTAAAATTTCTGATGTAAATTCCAATAGTAAGTATTAA
- a CDS encoding histidinol-phosphate transaminase, with amino-acid sequence MSKYWNQKVKEIEPYVPGEQPKDKKYIKLNTNENPYPPSKNVIEVMKNAINDDLKLYPDPTCSDLIGEIAKHYNLHKDEVFVGNGSDEILAFSFMAFFSTDKKILFPDISYTFYKVYAELFNLDYELVKLDEDFNIPLEELKKQNGGVIIPNPNAPTGKYIDVENLRKLVEVNKDSVVIIDEAYVDFGGESMVKFVKDYDNLLVVQTLSKSRSLAGLRVGFAIGHKDLIEGLNRIKNSINSYTIDRVALAGSKEAIKDNDYFEEITKKIINTRDKTSKELEKLGFIVLESKSNFVFVSHNKVSGKILYEKLKDNGVLVRYFNKDRIDNFLRITIGTDEEMDILIEKLKLIL; translated from the coding sequence ATGAGCAAATATTGGAATCAAAAAGTAAAAGAAATAGAGCCTTATGTTCCTGGGGAGCAACCTAAGGACAAAAAGTACATAAAATTAAATACAAATGAAAATCCATATCCACCATCTAAAAATGTTATAGAGGTTATGAAAAATGCAATAAATGATGATTTAAAGCTTTATCCAGATCCAACTTGTAGTGATCTTATAGGTGAAATTGCAAAACATTATAACTTACATAAAGATGAAGTATTTGTCGGAAATGGGTCAGATGAAATATTAGCATTTTCGTTTATGGCATTTTTTTCTACAGATAAGAAAATCTTATTTCCAGATATAAGCTATACTTTTTATAAAGTTTATGCCGAACTTTTTAATTTGGACTATGAATTAGTGAAATTAGATGAAGACTTTAATATACCATTAGAAGAACTTAAGAAACAAAATGGAGGAGTAATAATACCTAATCCTAATGCACCAACAGGAAAATATATTGATGTAGAAAATTTAAGAAAATTAGTTGAAGTCAATAAAGATAGTGTGGTTATTATTGATGAAGCTTATGTTGATTTTGGCGGAGAATCTATGGTTAAATTTGTAAAGGATTATGATAATCTTTTAGTGGTTCAGACATTATCAAAATCTCGCTCATTAGCAGGTCTAAGAGTTGGATTTGCCATAGGGCATAAAGATTTAATTGAAGGCTTAAACAGAATTAAAAATAGTATTAATTCATACACAATAGATAGAGTAGCACTTGCAGGTAGCAAAGAAGCAATAAAAGATAATGATTATTTTGAAGAAATAACAAAGAAGATAATAAATACAAGAGATAAAACTAGTAAAGAATTAGAAAAATTAGGATTTATAGTTTTAGAATCAAAATCAAATTTTGTTTTCGTAAGTCATAATAAAGTGTCAGGGAAAATTCTTTATGAAAAATTAAAAGATAATGGAGTATTAGTTAGATACTTTAATAAGGATAGAATAGATAACTTCTTAAGAATAACAATAGGAACAGATGAAGAAATGGATATTCTAATTGAAAAACTTAAGTTAATATTATAG
- the leuA gene encoding 2-isopropylmalate synthase codes for MLNYKKYKKFETIKLKDRTWPDNEITKSPIWCSVDLRDGNQALINPMTVDEKVEFFNLLVKLGFKEIEIGFPSASQIEYDFLRRLVDGNHIPDDVKVQVLTQARPHLIKRTFEALKGVKQAIVHIYNSTSVLQRDVVFNMSKEEIKEIAVEGTKLVKEYAKDFNGDVFLEYSPESFTGTEVEYALEICDAVLDTWGASLDNKVIVNLPSTVQMDTPNVYADQIEWMCRNFKDRERVIVSVHPHNDRGTGVADGELALLAGADRVEGTLFGNGERTGNVDILNIAYNMFSHGVDPKLNIDNINEIVEVYERCVKIPVHVRHPYAGNLVFTAFSGSHQDAINKGMKKYQERHDNIWQVPYLPIDPGDLGREYEALVRINSQSGKGGVAFVMDHCYGFKIPKTMQKEFADVIQKLSEEKGEVSPSEVMQSFEKEYLDLETPIKLVKCTISDISEENNDEDTKVDVTIIHNGQSKEIEGIGNGPIDAFKNSLAKSSLINVRIIDYTEHALSTGSEAKAAAYVYMERNDTEKKTFGVGVDSNITRASIKSMISAINRLYAK; via the coding sequence ATGTTAAATTATAAAAAATATAAAAAATTTGAAACAATAAAACTAAAGGACAGAACATGGCCAGATAATGAAATAACTAAATCACCAATTTGGTGTAGCGTTGACTTGAGAGATGGAAATCAAGCTCTTATAAATCCAATGACGGTAGATGAAAAAGTAGAATTTTTTAATTTACTTGTTAAACTTGGATTTAAGGAAATTGAAATAGGATTTCCTTCAGCATCACAAATTGAATATGATTTTTTAAGACGATTAGTAGATGGAAATCATATTCCAGATGATGTTAAGGTTCAAGTATTAACTCAAGCTAGACCACACTTAATTAAAAGAACTTTTGAAGCATTAAAAGGTGTAAAACAAGCAATTGTTCATATATATAATTCAACTTCTGTACTTCAAAGAGATGTTGTATTTAATATGAGTAAAGAAGAAATTAAAGAAATTGCAGTTGAAGGAACTAAATTAGTTAAAGAATATGCAAAGGACTTTAATGGAGATGTATTTTTAGAATATTCTCCAGAAAGCTTTACAGGAACAGAAGTTGAATATGCACTAGAAATTTGTGATGCGGTTTTAGATACATGGGGAGCTAGCTTGGACAATAAGGTTATAGTTAATCTTCCATCTACAGTACAAATGGATACCCCAAATGTTTATGCTGATCAAATTGAATGGATGTGTAGAAACTTTAAAGATAGAGAAAGAGTTATTGTAAGTGTACATCCTCATAATGATAGAGGAACAGGAGTTGCTGATGGTGAGCTTGCTCTTTTAGCAGGTGCAGATAGAGTTGAAGGTACTTTATTTGGCAATGGAGAAAGAACTGGAAATGTTGATATATTGAATATTGCATATAACATGTTCTCTCATGGTGTTGATCCTAAGTTAAATATTGATAATATAAATGAAATAGTTGAAGTATATGAAAGATGTGTTAAAATACCAGTACATGTAAGACATCCATATGCAGGGAACCTTGTATTTACAGCATTCTCAGGTTCACATCAAGATGCTATAAATAAAGGAATGAAAAAATATCAAGAAAGACATGATAATATATGGCAAGTGCCATATTTACCTATAGATCCAGGCGATTTAGGCAGGGAATATGAAGCTTTAGTTAGAATTAACAGCCAATCTGGCAAAGGTGGAGTTGCTTTTGTTATGGATCATTGTTATGGATTTAAAATTCCAAAAACTATGCAAAAAGAATTTGCAGATGTAATTCAAAAACTTTCTGAGGAAAAAGGGGAAGTTTCTCCATCAGAAGTTATGCAATCATTTGAAAAGGAATATCTAGATTTAGAAACACCAATTAAATTAGTTAAATGCACAATTTCTGATATTTCAGAGGAGAATAACGATGAAGATACTAAAGTAGATGTAACAATAATTCATAATGGACAATCAAAGGAAATTGAAGGTATCGGAAATGGTCCTATAGATGCATTTAAAAACTCACTAGCGAAAAGTAGCTTAATTAATGTTAGAATTATTGATTACACAGAACATGCTTTAAGTACAGGTTCTGAAGCAAAAGCTGCTGCTTATGTATATATGGAAAGAAATGATACAGAAAAGAAGACCTTTGGTGTTGGCGTTGATAGCAATATTACAAGGGCATCAATTAAATCAATGATTAGTGCTATTAATCGTCTATATGCTAAATAA
- a CDS encoding peptide ABC transporter ATP-binding protein, with protein MSKNIIDMKNIKKSFYIGTPNQLNILKGIDITVKEGEFVSIIGTSGSGKSTLMNIIGALDRATSGEYVLDNTNINDISDDGLSEVRNKQIGFVFQTYNLIPRSTALSNVELPMLYYGMNKKDRRQRAEELMELVGMKDRMSHQPNELSGGQKQRVAIARALVNNPSIILADEPTGALDSATGRMVMDLFHKIHEEEGKTIVLITHNHELAEETQRIITLRDGDITSVTENEKYYRRYRDEEKICL; from the coding sequence TTGAGTAAAAATATAATAGACATGAAAAATATTAAAAAAAGCTTTTATATAGGAACTCCAAATCAGTTAAACATTTTAAAGGGTATTGATATTACTGTAAAAGAAGGAGAGTTTGTATCAATTATTGGCACATCAGGTTCTGGTAAAAGTACTTTGATGAATATTATAGGGGCACTTGATAGAGCAACATCTGGAGAATATGTATTAGATAATACAAATATTAATGATATATCAGATGATGGTTTATCAGAAGTAAGAAATAAGCAAATAGGATTTGTATTTCAAACCTATAATTTAATACCAAGAAGCACAGCTTTATCAAATGTTGAATTACCAATGCTTTACTATGGTATGAATAAAAAAGATAGAAGACAACGTGCAGAAGAACTTATGGAGCTTGTTGGGATGAAAGACAGAATGTCGCATCAACCTAATGAACTATCTGGAGGACAAAAACAAAGAGTTGCAATAGCTCGTGCTCTTGTAAATAATCCTAGTATAATACTTGCAGATGAACCAACAGGAGCTCTTGATTCTGCAACTGGACGAATGGTTATGGATTTATTTCATAAAATTCATGAAGAAGAAGGAAAAACTATAGTGCTTATAACTCATAACCATGAACTTGCAGAAGAAACACAAAGAATTATAACTTTAAGAGATGGAGATATAACATCGGTAACAGAAAATGAAAAATACTATAGAAGATACCGAGATGAGGAAAAAATATGTTTATAA
- a CDS encoding ABC transporter permease gives MFIKENIMLAIAGLKSNKMRSLLTMLGIIIGIASVIGVVSVGNAMTASVTSSMSSMGATNITVNVQEKSTANKAIALAKKLANDASSAASVQKSDSKETTGGVAPKGATTGGGGIRLPGSGGGPPGGRMGGSTSSVTSDPDLMTMEQINALQENFSENISAISISESGGSGKVKNETTYSNVSTVGTNVGYQDVKSIVMKEGRYLVQNDIDGAKNVAVVSDKLVTKIFGDNVDPLNKEIKVYTSSAIYTYTVVGVYTYKSQGGNRTTSDENLSTDIYIPITVEKKSATTKNYQTFTIKSKDSVDVTTFTTELTTYLADLYAKNIKFEASASNMESMLESMTTMMSTVKLAISGIAGISLLVGGIGVMNIMLVSVTERTREIGTRKALGAKGSHIKMQFIVESIIICSIGGLMGIGLGLGLGTIGAKAMGFVNTISPAVIIISFSFSMFIGVFFGYYPAKKAAELDPIEALRYE, from the coding sequence ATGTTTATAAAAGAAAATATAATGCTTGCAATAGCAGGCCTTAAATCTAATAAAATGCGTTCATTACTTACGATGCTTGGAATAATAATAGGTATAGCATCTGTAATTGGTGTTGTTTCGGTGGGAAATGCAATGACAGCTTCTGTAACAAGTTCAATGTCTTCAATGGGTGCTACAAATATTACAGTTAACGTTCAAGAAAAAAGCACAGCAAATAAAGCAATTGCATTAGCTAAAAAGCTTGCAAATGATGCAAGTTCAGCTGCTTCCGTACAAAAAAGTGATAGCAAAGAAACTACGGGAGGTGTTGCTCCGAAAGGTGCTACAACAGGAGGCGGTGGAATACGCTTACCAGGTAGTGGTGGTGGACCACCAGGTGGCAGAATGGGTGGTAGTACAAGTAGCGTGACAAGTGATCCAGATCTTATGACTATGGAACAGATAAACGCGTTACAAGAAAATTTTAGTGAGAATATAAGTGCTATAAGTATATCTGAAAGCGGGGGTTCAGGTAAAGTTAAAAATGAAACAACATATTCTAATGTGAGTACAGTAGGCACAAATGTTGGATATCAAGATGTTAAAAGTATTGTAATGAAAGAAGGAAGATATCTTGTCCAAAATGATATTGATGGAGCTAAAAATGTTGCAGTAGTTTCAGATAAATTAGTAACAAAAATATTTGGTGATAATGTTGATCCTTTAAATAAAGAGATTAAAGTTTATACATCAAGTGCTATCTATACATATACTGTAGTAGGAGTATATACGTATAAATCTCAGGGTGGAAATAGAACAACGTCAGATGAAAATTTATCTACAGATATATATATTCCTATAACTGTGGAAAAGAAATCAGCAACTACTAAAAATTATCAAACATTTACAATAAAATCTAAGGATAGTGTAGATGTTACAACATTTACAACTGAGTTAACAACTTATTTAGCTGATCTTTATGCAAAAAACATCAAGTTTGAAGCTTCCGCAAGTAACATGGAGAGTATGCTTGAATCAATGACAACAATGATGAGTACAGTTAAACTAGCTATATCTGGAATAGCAGGAATATCACTTTTAGTTGGTGGAATTGGAGTAATGAATATAATGCTTGTATCTGTTACTGAAAGAACAAGAGAAATAGGAACAAGAAAAGCACTTGGAGCTAAGGGGAGCCATATAAAGATGCAGTTTATAGTTGAATCAATTATAATATGTTCAATAGGTGGTCTTATGGGAATAGGGCTTGGTTTAGGACTTGGTACAATTGGTGCAAAAGCTATGGGGTTTGTAAACACAATATCACCAGCGGTAATCATAATAAGTTTCTCATTCTCTATGTTTATTGGTGTTTTCTTTGGGTATTATCCAGCGAAGAAAGCAGCAGAACTTGATCCTATTGAGGCACTTAGATATGAGTAA